The genomic region CTGTGCGCAAAATAAGATTTTCTTGACGGAGAGACTGCTCACGTTCTTCAAGCAAGATCCTCAGTTTTACGAATTGTGCAATGAGAAGGGCAATTATCTCAAGAAAGCGTATGTCTTCGCGAAAATCAATGTCCGGGCCAAAGAGTCTGTCAGCGGTAAGGACTCCGATAATATGCCCTTCAAGCTCTATGGGAACAGCAAGAAAAGAAATCTGCTCTTTTTCAAATTTTCGTGCCCCGGTACGGTTGAGAAACAAGGGCTCCTTACGCACGTCAAGAATAATACAGGGCTCACCGGTGACAAACACCTTTCCAGTGACCCCTTCTCCTGGGGCATAGATACCCCTTTTTTCTTCGTCTCTTGTTAGACCATACGAAGCCTTTATCACTAACTTGCCCAGCTCTTCATCAAACAAAGCCACTGAGGCCCGTTGCATCTTAAGCCTTTCTGCCAGGAGAAAAAGTACTTTACGCAGGGCTTCGTCTAAATCAAAAGCATGGCCAATAATGCGACAGGCTTCGTGTAAAACCTGAAGTTTAATACTGTCTATACTTTTTTCTTTTCCCATAATTTACTTTTTTGTAAAAATTAAATTTTCAAATTTGTCAGAAAATCAAGGTCAAGATCTTCTTCAACGGTACAGGTGTTTTTTGCAAGTATTTTTTGTACAAGGCTTAAGACCTCGTTATCAGAAAGAGGGGCCCCTTTTTCGCGTGAAATTATCTTTACTTGTTTGACAATTGTGTCTAACTCTTGCTCACTGATATTAAAGCCAAGTTCCTTAAGCTTAGATGCTATGGCTGCGCGGCCGGATTTAGCGCCTATTTCGAAGTGGTGCTTAAGCCCCACTTCTTCTGGAGGAAATGGCTCATAAAGTTTGCGATTTTTGTAAAGGGCTTCTACATGAAGACCTGTCTCACAATAAAAGAGTTTTTTACCTACAATGGGTTTAAATTCGGGGATGCTGACTCCTGCATGCCATGCTACGTAATGTACTAGTTCCACAAGACGTTTTAAGTTATATCTTTTGGCATTGCGGTGAAAATACAAAAAAGCAAGTACTTCTTCTGTGCGCGCAAGGCCTGCACGTTCGCCAAGCCCAAGAATGCTAACATCTGCCCAATCTGCTCCACTTTCTAAGGCACAAATAGCATTTGCCGTGGCCATGCCAAAGTCGTTATGCGCATGGATAGCAAGCTCTACCCCTTGAAAACGGCTCTTGAATTCTCGTACCAAATTAGCAACTTCAAGGGGAGTCCAGCGGCCCAGAGTATCAGATAATCTGATACGCTTAGCCCCTGCCTGAACAGCACTGTCAATAGCCTGCCAGAGAAAGTCTTTCTCTGCACGGCTTGCATCCTCAAGACCAAGAGATATAAAGGGGAATTTGTCGGCTGCAAATTTGATCAAATTTACAATTTTGTTAAGCAAATCCTTACAAGAAATGTGCAAACGTTTTTTAAGTTGAATATTTGAAACCGGAATGCTCAAATTGAGTTTTGAAGGAACGAAGCTTTGCGCAAGTAAAATGTCTTCTTTCTTGAGACGACACCAGAAACTCAGCCTTTCTGCAAAACCAGCCTGTTTCAAAGAACGCCATAGATTGAAAAGGTATTCATCTGGCTTTACTACGCCTATCTCAAGCTCTTCAATGCCGCAGGAGATAAGCCCTAAGGCTATTTCACGTTTTACCTGCGGCGTGAAATAAACTCCAAAACGCTGCTCTCCCTCTCGTAAGGTGCTCTCAAGTAACCTCATAACACTGGTTAATTAAGCAAAATGCGTTCCAGAAACCTTTGCAAAATTGCCGAGATCAATTTTGCAAGCACCCGGTGGGGATCCATTCCCATTTTTCGGAATGGAAAATAGGAATGGATCTCAGGGCTTAAAGTTTGTGGTTCTTTAAACCAGGAATTAAAGAGAGGAATTTAAGGAGTAAAATCTTGGTGCGGGAGGGGGGACTTGAACCCCCACGGGGAGGCGCCCCACCGGATCCTAAGTCCGGAGCGTCTACCAATTCCGCCACTCCCGCGGCCCTTTCAAATTGTCAATAAATAAGCATTTCGTCAAGGGGTAATTATGAATGTGGCCCGCAAAAGCGGGCCACAGGCGAGGGGTTTACCTTACTTTTCTACTTTGACGGGGATTTGCTTACCTTTGGCCTCGGCCTTTTTAGGAAGCGTTATCTTTAACACACCGTTTTTGTAAGTGGCCTCAACTTTGTCGGCGTCAACCTCTGCTGGGAGTTGAATACTTCTTACAAAACTGCCGTAACTTCTTTCAATTCTGTAAAAGTTCTCGCCCTTTTCTTCGCGTTCTTGTTTCTTTTCACCGCGAATAGTAAGGGTATTGCCACTGATAGTTATTTCTAATTCGTTAGGATCAATGCCGGGGACGTCTGCCCGCACAATAACTGCGTCTTTCGTCTCAGAGACATCAAGGGCTGGGACCCAATCGGTATCAAATACCTCTGGCAATGTTTCTTTGCCGAAGAACTCTGTCCAAAGCCTATCCATTTCACGCTTGAGCTCCCTTAAAGGACGGAAGGGTACGAGCTCAGCCATATTATCACCTCCTTTATCAGGTTCTGTTAAAAAGATAAGTTCAGAAAAAGTGCGGTCAACAGAAAGATTAGCGTGTATTTCGGCGAGGGTCTGTTACTTCCTGGATTGCTTCTCCCAAAAGATTAAAAGCAAGCACAGTAAAAAGAATGGCAAGCCCAGGAAAGACCGAAAGCCACCAGGCAATCTCAAGGGTTTCTTTTCCTTCGGTGAGCATGTTGCCCCAGGAAGGAGTTGGCGGCTGAACTCCTAACCCCAAAAAAGAAAGGGCTGATTCAACTAAAATGGCGCTTCCCACTCCAAGGGTTGCCGAAACAAGGATAGGTGGCAAAGCGTTTGGCAAAATGTGATAAAAGATAATGCGCAGGTTGCTGGCCCCGAGGGCTTTTTCTGCCAGCACAAAGTCTCGTTCCTTAAGGCTTAAAAACTCTGCACGCACCAGGCGAGCTACTCCCATCCAGCTGGTAAGCCCAATGACAATCATGATGTTTATTATCGAAGGCTCAAGATAAGCAATCACCGCTAGGATAAGGAAAATAGCCGGAAAACAAAGCATAATGTCTATGGCTCGAGAAATTACGCTATCAACTATCCCGCCGTAGAATCCAGCAAGCGCCCCCAAAAAAACCCCTATGGCCAAAGAGATACCCACGGCAATAATGCCAACTTGTAAGGACACGCGTGCACCATAAATAAGCCGCGAGAGCACGTCGCGACCGAGAAGGTCTGTGCCACAAGGATGGGCAAGGCTTGGGGGCTCAAGCACATGGGCTACGTTTATTGCTAGGGGATCATAAGGTGCGATGTACGGGGCAAAAATGGCCACCAGAAGAAGAGCCATTACCGCAACACCACTTAACAGTCCCAAAGGATGACGCAAAAGATCTTTAAACATCTAGGACTTCCCAAGCCTTATTCTAGGATCCACAAGGGCATAGCAAATGTCTGCGATTAAATTTCCAAGTAGTGTAAGTACTGAGACAATCACAAGGTTACCCATAATCACCGGGTAATCCCGCGCCATAACTGCCTGCCACATGAGCTGCCCTACTCCAGGAATACTAAAAATAGACTCAAAAATAACACTTCCCCCCACCAGCCCGGGAACAGAAAGCCCCAAAAGGGTAATTACGGGTAACAAGGCGTTGCGAAGTGCATGTTTGTAAATTACGTCCCTTTCAGAGAGCCCTTTGGCCCGCGCGGTTACGATAAAATCCTGGCGCAGGACTTCAATCATGGAAGAACGCATAAACCGCGAAAGTCCGGCAAGCCCTCCAAAGGCCGAAACAAAAATAGGCAAGACCAGATGCCTTGCCCAGTCAAGGACCTTTTCCCACCAGGTCATTTGCTCATAACCCATGAGGGAATGAAGCCCGGAAATAGGCAGAATATGCCACTTAATTCCAAATAAAAGCATTAAAAGAAGCGCCAGCCAAAATCCTGGCATAGCATAACCAATGAAAACAAAAACCGTGGTGGCCCTGTCAAATAAACTGCCTTCTTTTACCGCAGAGGCAACTCCCAAAGGGATGGCCACAGCGAAAATTATCAACATAGAAAGGACATTGATAAGGATTGTTACCGGTAGCCTTTCTTTGATTTTATCCCATACCGGACGGCGGTCTGGGGCAAAAGAACGCCCTAAGTCCAGAGTTACCAAGCCCTTTACCCAGCGCAGGTATTGCACATAAAGAG from Thermodesulfatator atlanticus DSM 21156 harbors:
- a CDS encoding ABC transporter permease; its protein translation is MANWFLKRLLSLFITFWGITLISFFIIRLAPGEPISPMADFNPKFTPEMRERLRAQYGLDKPLYVQYLRWVKGLVTLDLGRSFAPDRRPVWDKIKERLPVTILINVLSMLIIFAVAIPLGVASAVKEGSLFDRATTVFVFIGYAMPGFWLALLLMLLFGIKWHILPISGLHSLMGYEQMTWWEKVLDWARHLVLPIFVSAFGGLAGLSRFMRSSMIEVLRQDFIVTARAKGLSERDVIYKHALRNALLPVITLLGLSVPGLVGGSVIFESIFSIPGVGQLMWQAVMARDYPVIMGNLVIVSVLTLLGNLIADICYALVDPRIRLGKS
- a CDS encoding Hsp20/alpha crystallin family protein: MAELVPFRPLRELKREMDRLWTEFFGKETLPEVFDTDWVPALDVSETKDAVIVRADVPGIDPNELEITISGNTLTIRGEKKQEREEKGENFYRIERSYGSFVRSIQLPAEVDADKVEATYKNGVLKITLPKKAEAKGKQIPVKVEK
- a CDS encoding LeuA family protein, which encodes MRLLESTLREGEQRFGVYFTPQVKREIALGLISCGIEELEIGVVKPDEYLFNLWRSLKQAGFAERLSFWCRLKKEDILLAQSFVPSKLNLSIPVSNIQLKKRLHISCKDLLNKIVNLIKFAADKFPFISLGLEDASRAEKDFLWQAIDSAVQAGAKRIRLSDTLGRWTPLEVANLVREFKSRFQGVELAIHAHNDFGMATANAICALESGADWADVSILGLGERAGLARTEEVLAFLYFHRNAKRYNLKRLVELVHYVAWHAGVSIPEFKPIVGKKLFYCETGLHVEALYKNRKLYEPFPPEEVGLKHHFEIGAKSGRAAIASKLKELGFNISEQELDTIVKQVKIISREKGAPLSDNEVLSLVQKILAKNTCTVEEDLDLDFLTNLKI
- a CDS encoding ABC transporter permease, with amino-acid sequence MFKDLLRHPLGLLSGVAVMALLLVAIFAPYIAPYDPLAINVAHVLEPPSLAHPCGTDLLGRDVLSRLIYGARVSLQVGIIAVGISLAIGVFLGALAGFYGGIVDSVISRAIDIMLCFPAIFLILAVIAYLEPSIINIMIVIGLTSWMGVARLVRAEFLSLKERDFVLAEKALGASNLRIIFYHILPNALPPILVSATLGVGSAILVESALSFLGLGVQPPTPSWGNMLTEGKETLEIAWWLSVFPGLAILFTVLAFNLLGEAIQEVTDPRRNTR